In Misgurnus anguillicaudatus chromosome 5, ASM2758022v2, whole genome shotgun sequence, a genomic segment contains:
- the mapkapk2b gene encoding MAP kinase-activated protein kinase 2b isoform X1 translates to MLNDTEYKNDSAISDEKKEIEESALKGTVKIKKTVITEEYKLTGQLLGLGINGKVWAILQKRSGEKYALKMLHETSKARREVELHCRASACPHIVQIADVFDNFYQGKKCLLLIMECLEGGELFRRIQEHGDEGFTEREASEIMRNIGEAVEFLHGINIAHRDLKPENLLYTSKTPDAQLKLTDFGFAKETTTNKCLTTPCYTPYYVAPEVLGPEKYDKSCDMWSLGVIMYLLLCGYPPFYSNHGLPISPGMRNRIRNGQYKFSGPEWSAVSEEAKQLIRQLLKTDPTERMTIREFMNHSWINNSMNVPQTPLHTSQVLKEESHVWDQIKEEMTNALATIRVDYEQIKIKAIKDSSNPLLLKRRKRMTTATKEAEEQ, encoded by the exons ATGTTAAATGATACAGAATATAAAAATGATTCAGCGATTTCTGATGAGAAGAAAGAGATTGAAGAGTCTGCGCTTAAAGGCACAGTAAAGATAAAGAAGACTGTCATAACAGAAGAGTATAAGCTCACTGGACAACTGCTCGGGTTGGGCATCAACGGCAAGGTCTGGGCGATTTTACAGAAGAGAAGTGGCGAGAAATATGCCTTAAAG ATGCTGCATGAGACGTCTAAAGCCAGACGAGAAGTAGAGCTTCACTGCAGAGCATCAGCCTGTCCACATATTGTACAAATTGCAGATGTCTTTGACAACTTTTACCAAGGGAAAAAGTGTTTACTTCTCATCATGGAATG TTTGGAGGGAGGAGAACTCTTTCGTCGAATACAGGAACATGGTGATGAAGGTTTTACTGAAAGAG AAGCCTCTGAAATCATGAGAAATATTGGAGAAGCTGTTGAGTTTCTGCATGGTATTAACATTGCACACAGAGACCTCAAG CCAGAGAATTTGCTGTATACATCAAAGACGCCAGATGCCCAGCTCAAGCTTACAGACTTTGGATTTGCTAAAGAAACCACAACTAACAAATGCTTGACCACCCCATGCTACACACCTTACTATGTGG CCCCAGAGGTGCTTGGTCCAGAGAAATATGATAAGTCATGTGATATGTGGTCATTAGGAGTCATCATGTATCTGCT ATTGTGTGGTTATCCGCCTTTCTACTCAAACCACGGCTTGCCGATCTCCCCAGGAATGAGGAATCGGATTCGGAACGGCCAGTACAAATTTTCTGGGCCTGAATGGTCAGCCGTGTCTGAGGAAG CAAAGCAACTCATTCGCCAGTTATTGAAAACTGATCCAACAGAGAGAATGACCATCAGAGAGTTTATGAATCATTCTTGGATCAAT AATTCAATGAATGTCCCTCAGACACCTCTACACACAAGCCAAGTACTTAAAGAAGAGAGTCATGTCTGGGACCAGATCAAG GAGGAGATGACTAATGCATTGGCAACCATAAGGGTGGACTATGAACAAATTAAGATCAAAGCGATCAAAGACTCATCCAATCCTCTTCTGTTAAAGAGAAGAAAGAGAATGACAACTGCAACAAAAGAAGCAGAAGAACAGTGA
- the mapkapk2b gene encoding MAP kinase-activated protein kinase 2b isoform X2 has protein sequence MLHETSKARREVELHCRASACPHIVQIADVFDNFYQGKKCLLLIMECLEGGELFRRIQEHGDEGFTEREASEIMRNIGEAVEFLHGINIAHRDLKPENLLYTSKTPDAQLKLTDFGFAKETTTNKCLTTPCYTPYYVAPEVLGPEKYDKSCDMWSLGVIMYLLLCGYPPFYSNHGLPISPGMRNRIRNGQYKFSGPEWSAVSEEAKQLIRQLLKTDPTERMTIREFMNHSWINNSMNVPQTPLHTSQVLKEESHVWDQIKEEMTNALATIRVDYEQIKIKAIKDSSNPLLLKRRKRMTTATKEAEEQ, from the exons ATGCTGCATGAGACGTCTAAAGCCAGACGAGAAGTAGAGCTTCACTGCAGAGCATCAGCCTGTCCACATATTGTACAAATTGCAGATGTCTTTGACAACTTTTACCAAGGGAAAAAGTGTTTACTTCTCATCATGGAATG TTTGGAGGGAGGAGAACTCTTTCGTCGAATACAGGAACATGGTGATGAAGGTTTTACTGAAAGAG AAGCCTCTGAAATCATGAGAAATATTGGAGAAGCTGTTGAGTTTCTGCATGGTATTAACATTGCACACAGAGACCTCAAG CCAGAGAATTTGCTGTATACATCAAAGACGCCAGATGCCCAGCTCAAGCTTACAGACTTTGGATTTGCTAAAGAAACCACAACTAACAAATGCTTGACCACCCCATGCTACACACCTTACTATGTGG CCCCAGAGGTGCTTGGTCCAGAGAAATATGATAAGTCATGTGATATGTGGTCATTAGGAGTCATCATGTATCTGCT ATTGTGTGGTTATCCGCCTTTCTACTCAAACCACGGCTTGCCGATCTCCCCAGGAATGAGGAATCGGATTCGGAACGGCCAGTACAAATTTTCTGGGCCTGAATGGTCAGCCGTGTCTGAGGAAG CAAAGCAACTCATTCGCCAGTTATTGAAAACTGATCCAACAGAGAGAATGACCATCAGAGAGTTTATGAATCATTCTTGGATCAAT AATTCAATGAATGTCCCTCAGACACCTCTACACACAAGCCAAGTACTTAAAGAAGAGAGTCATGTCTGGGACCAGATCAAG GAGGAGATGACTAATGCATTGGCAACCATAAGGGTGGACTATGAACAAATTAAGATCAAAGCGATCAAAGACTCATCCAATCCTCTTCTGTTAAAGAGAAGAAAGAGAATGACAACTGCAACAAAAGAAGCAGAAGAACAGTGA